One window from the genome of Variovorax sp. PAMC26660 encodes:
- a CDS encoding alpha/beta hydrolase, translating into MPAPGELHTIDGLRMHLQRSGPAPADALQPTLVIEAGGGCASPIYARIQQVLSAKYPVVSYDRPGMGWSDIDGAPFDAQRNAHRLHALLAAAGVTGPIVLIGHSLGGLLMRVYTGLYPEQVVGLVMLDASHPDQFEEIGEMPTAQVAMERDKRVKFQEGGPPPPELAMAGAIFADMPHVVQQLTATFTPESIDTMAREIEGLPHVARQAAAVVDLGARPLAVLWAPVQLPAGSDSATAIQKRWPSFQQAHAALSSHGRSHEVAGADHMSLVLLPPFVNRVAEEVDRMMAQLGSAR; encoded by the coding sequence ATGCCGGCACCCGGCGAGTTGCACACGATCGACGGGCTGAGGATGCACCTGCAACGCAGCGGCCCTGCACCGGCCGATGCCTTGCAGCCCACCCTTGTGATCGAAGCCGGTGGCGGCTGCGCCTCGCCGATCTACGCGCGGATACAGCAGGTGCTGTCGGCGAAGTACCCGGTGGTCAGCTACGACCGCCCCGGCATGGGCTGGAGCGACATCGACGGCGCACCCTTCGACGCGCAGCGCAATGCGCACCGCCTGCATGCGCTGCTGGCCGCAGCCGGCGTGACCGGCCCGATCGTGCTGATCGGCCATTCGCTGGGCGGCCTGCTGATGCGCGTCTACACCGGCCTGTACCCGGAGCAGGTGGTCGGGCTGGTGATGCTCGATGCCAGCCACCCGGACCAGTTCGAGGAGATCGGCGAAATGCCGACGGCGCAAGTCGCCATGGAGCGCGACAAGCGGGTGAAATTCCAGGAAGGCGGTCCGCCGCCGCCGGAGCTGGCGATGGCCGGCGCCATCTTTGCCGACATGCCCCATGTCGTGCAGCAACTGACCGCGACCTTCACGCCCGAATCGATCGACACGATGGCGCGCGAGATCGAGGGCCTTCCCCACGTCGCCCGCCAGGCCGCAGCCGTTGTCGACCTGGGCGCCCGTCCGCTCGCCGTGCTGTGGGCGCCGGTGCAACTGCCGGCCGGCTCCGACAGTGCGACCGCCATCCAGAAGCGGTGGCCGAGCTTTCAGCAGGCGCATGCGGCGCTGTCTTCGCACGGCCGCTCGCACGAAGTGGCGGGGGCCGATCACATGAGCCTCGTGCTGCTGCCGCCTTTCGTGAACCGCGTGGCCGAAGAGGTCGACCGGATGATGGCCCAGCTCGGAAGCGCGCGATGA